From a single Staphylococcus epidermidis genomic region:
- the phnE gene encoding phosphonate ABC transporter, permease protein PhnE — protein MNTLDSKYELKSKKHRQRIIKNWVIVTVVAAVIIWAFAGIPGLELKSKSIEILKSIFYGLFHPDLSYIYIPDGEDLLRGLLETFAIAVIGTFIASIICIPFAFLGAKNMMKLRPVTGISKFILSIIRVFPEIVMALIFIKAVGPGSFSGVLALGIHSVGMLGKLFVEDIESLDFSAVESLKASGANKMKTLMFAVIPQILPSFISLILYRFELNLRSASILGLIGAGGIGTPLIFALQTRSWDRVGMILIGLIAMVALVDLISGAVRKRIV, from the coding sequence ATGAATACGTTGGATAGTAAATATGAATTAAAATCAAAAAAACATCGTCAGCGAATAATTAAAAATTGGGTTATAGTCACTGTAGTTGCAGCTGTAATTATATGGGCGTTTGCAGGGATTCCAGGTCTTGAACTTAAAAGTAAGTCTATTGAAATATTAAAGTCTATCTTTTACGGACTATTTCATCCAGATTTAAGTTACATATATATACCTGATGGTGAAGACTTACTTAGAGGTTTGCTGGAAACTTTTGCTATTGCAGTGATTGGCACGTTCATTGCTTCAATTATATGTATTCCTTTTGCATTTTTAGGAGCTAAAAATATGATGAAATTACGACCGGTTACGGGCATAAGTAAATTCATATTAAGCATTATACGTGTGTTTCCTGAAATTGTAATGGCGTTAATATTTATTAAAGCTGTTGGACCAGGTTCGTTTTCAGGTGTACTTGCACTGGGGATTCATTCAGTCGGCATGTTAGGGAAGCTTTTTGTTGAAGATATTGAAAGTTTAGATTTTAGCGCTGTAGAATCTTTAAAGGCGAGTGGAGCAAATAAAATGAAGACGTTAATGTTTGCTGTAATACCACAAATTTTACCATCGTTTATTTCACTTATTTTGTATCGATTTGAATTGAATTTACGTTCGGCCTCCATTTTAGGATTAATCGGCGCAGGTGGCATAGGTACACCATTAATTTTTGCTTTACAAACACGATCTTGGGACCGAGTTGGCATGATTCTAATTGGTTTGATTGCGATGGTCGCTTTAGTTGATTTAATATCTGGCGCGGTTCGTAAACGTATCGTTTAG
- a CDS encoding Gldg family protein, with the protein MKIFKTLSSILVTSVLSVTVIPSTFASTESTATNQTQQTVLFDNSHAQTAGAADWVIDGAFSDYADSMRKQGYQVKELEGESNISDQSLQQARVLVIPEANNPFKENEQKAIINFVKNGGSVIFISDHYNADRNLNRIDSSESMNGYRRGAYENMTKDMNNEEKNSNVMHNVKSSDWLSQNFGVRFRYNALGDINTQNIVSSKDSFGITKGVQSVSMHAGSTLAITDPNKAKGIIYMPEHLTHSQKWSHAVDQGIYNGGGINEGPYVAISKIGKGKAAFIGDSSLVEDRSPKYLREDNGKPKKTYDGFKEQDNGKLLNNLTTWLGKKESQSSMKDMGIKLDNKTPLLNFEQPENSIEPQKEPWTNPIEGYKWYDRSTFKTGSYGSNQRGADDGVDDKSSSHQNQNAKVELTLPQNIQPHHPFQFTIKLTGYEPNSTISDVRVGLYKDGGKQIGSFSSNRNQFNTLGYSPGQSIKANGAGEASFTLTAKVTDEIKDANIRVKQGKKILLTQKMNENF; encoded by the coding sequence ATGAAAATATTTAAAACTTTAAGTTCTATACTAGTTACATCTGTTCTTTCTGTGACTGTGATTCCCTCAACATTTGCATCAACAGAATCTACTGCTACAAATCAGACACAACAAACAGTACTTTTTGATAATTCTCATGCTCAAACTGCGGGCGCTGCCGATTGGGTGATTGATGGCGCTTTCTCAGATTATGCAGATTCAATGAGAAAGCAAGGTTACCAAGTTAAAGAACTAGAAGGAGAATCAAACATTTCTGATCAATCTTTACAGCAGGCGCGTGTATTAGTTATTCCTGAAGCTAACAATCCATTTAAAGAAAATGAGCAGAAAGCAATCATTAATTTTGTTAAAAATGGTGGTAGTGTCATTTTCATCTCAGACCACTATAATGCCGATCGTAATTTAAATCGTATTGATTCTTCAGAATCAATGAATGGTTATCGACGTGGCGCATACGAAAATATGACTAAAGATATGAATAATGAAGAAAAGAATTCTAACGTTATGCATAACGTTAAGAGTTCTGATTGGCTCTCACAAAACTTCGGTGTTCGCTTTAGATATAATGCACTTGGAGATATCAATACTCAAAATATCGTTTCAAGCAAAGATAGTTTTGGTATTACTAAAGGGGTACAATCAGTTTCGATGCACGCAGGTTCAACATTAGCAATAACTGATCCTAATAAAGCTAAAGGCATTATTTATATGCCGGAACATTTAACACATAGTCAAAAATGGTCTCACGCAGTTGATCAAGGTATTTACAATGGGGGTGGCATCAACGAAGGACCTTATGTAGCCATTTCAAAAATCGGCAAAGGTAAAGCTGCATTTATTGGCGATAGCTCCCTCGTAGAAGATCGTTCACCTAAATATCTTCGTGAAGATAATGGGAAACCTAAAAAAACGTACGATGGTTTTAAAGAACAAGATAATGGAAAGTTATTAAATAATTTAACAACATGGCTAGGCAAAAAAGAATCTCAATCTTCTATGAAAGACATGGGGATTAAACTTGATAATAAAACACCGCTACTTAACTTTGAGCAACCTGAGAATTCAATTGAACCTCAAAAAGAACCGTGGACTAACCCAATAGAAGGTTACAAATGGTATGATCGTTCAACATTTAAAACAGGTAGTTATGGAAGTAATCAACGGGGTGCTGACGATGGAGTAGATGACAAAAGCTCTTCTCATCAAAATCAAAATGCCAAAGTTGAATTAACTTTACCTCAAAATATCCAACCGCATCATCCATTTCAATTTACAATCAAACTCACGGGATATGAGCCTAATAGCACAATTAGCGATGTAAGAGTTGGACTTTATAAAGATGGAGGTAAGCAAATCGGTAGCTTTTCTTCTAACCGTAACCAATTCAATACTCTCGGCTATAGTCCTGGCCAATCAATTAAAGCAAATGGTGCGGGTGAAGC
- the phnE gene encoding phosphonate ABC transporter, permease protein PhnE yields the protein MSLKTSFSIILITGLIIWSFIYTGFSIGDLMIGLPQIGVFFKQMIPPDWGYLDHITQPMLDTIRMAIVGTFLGSIVSIPIALLCASNIVQTKWIAIPSRFVLNIVRTIPDLLLAAVFVAIFGIGQIPGVLALFVLTICIIGKLLYESLETIDPGPMEAMTAVGANKVKWIAFGVVPQAISSFMSYVLFAFEINIRASAVLGLVGAGGIGLFYDQTLGLFQYKKTAMIILFTLIIVVIIDYVSSKVREKLA from the coding sequence ATGTCTCTTAAAACTAGCTTTTCAATTATTTTAATCACGGGTTTGATTATCTGGAGTTTTATTTATACTGGATTTAGCATTGGAGATTTAATGATAGGTCTGCCACAAATTGGCGTATTCTTCAAACAAATGATACCTCCAGATTGGGGTTATCTAGATCATATTACACAACCAATGCTAGACACGATTCGTATGGCAATTGTCGGTACTTTTCTAGGAAGTATTGTCTCCATTCCTATAGCGTTACTGTGTGCGAGTAATATTGTTCAAACAAAGTGGATTGCGATTCCATCACGTTTTGTCCTTAATATTGTACGCACAATACCTGATTTATTATTAGCTGCCGTATTTGTAGCCATATTTGGTATTGGACAAATTCCGGGTGTATTAGCACTTTTTGTTCTAACAATATGTATCATTGGTAAATTATTATATGAATCATTAGAAACAATTGATCCAGGACCTATGGAAGCTATGACAGCTGTAGGGGCTAATAAAGTGAAATGGATTGCATTTGGCGTTGTTCCTCAAGCAATTTCATCATTTATGTCATATGTGTTATTTGCCTTTGAAATTAACATTCGGGCATCAGCAGTTTTAGGTCTTGTTGGCGCAGGTGGTATTGGGTTGTTCTACGATCAAACGTTAGGATTGTTTCAATATAAAAAGACAGCAATGATTATCCTGTTCACTCTAATCATTGTAGTTATTATTGACTATGTGAGTTCGAAAGTGAGGGAAAAATTAGCATGA
- the phnC gene encoding phosphonate ABC transporter ATP-binding protein, with protein MSQIEFKDVSKVYPNGHVGLKDINLNIEKGDFAVIVGLSGAGKSTLLRSVNRLHDISKGDITIEGQSITKARGKKLLEMRRSIGMIFQHFNLVKRSTVLRNVLSGRVGYHPTWKMILGLFPKEDKVKALDALERVNILDKYDQRSDQLSGGQQQRISIARALCQEPTIILADEPVASLDPLTTKQVMDDLKKINEELGITILINLHFVDLAKEYGSRIIGLRAGELVYDGPASETNDEVFNHIYGRSIKNDEKLGVE; from the coding sequence ATGAGTCAAATCGAATTTAAGGATGTTAGTAAAGTGTATCCAAATGGCCATGTGGGATTAAAAGATATTAACTTAAATATAGAAAAAGGTGATTTTGCAGTTATTGTTGGACTGTCTGGAGCAGGTAAATCAACATTACTACGATCGGTTAATCGGCTACATGATATTTCCAAAGGTGATATTACTATCGAAGGTCAGTCAATAACTAAAGCACGTGGTAAAAAATTATTAGAAATGCGTCGAAGTATAGGTATGATTTTTCAACATTTTAACTTAGTTAAGCGTTCAACAGTTCTTAGAAATGTTTTGAGTGGCAGGGTAGGATACCATCCTACTTGGAAAATGATACTTGGTCTTTTTCCTAAAGAAGATAAAGTCAAGGCATTGGATGCTTTAGAACGTGTAAACATTTTAGATAAATATGACCAACGCTCTGACCAGTTGTCAGGTGGTCAACAACAACGTATATCAATAGCTAGAGCGTTATGTCAGGAACCAACCATTATATTAGCAGACGAACCAGTTGCTTCATTAGATCCATTAACTACAAAACAAGTGATGGATGACTTAAAGAAAATCAATGAAGAACTTGGTATTACTATTTTAATTAATTTACACTTTGTAGATTTGGCAAAGGAATACGGATCGAGAATAATTGGTTTAAGAGCGGGAGAGCTCGTTTATGATGGACCCGCGTCTGAGACAAATGACGAAGTATTTAATCATATATACGGTCGCTCTATTAAGAACGATGAAAAATTAGGGGTGGAATAA
- a CDS encoding phosphate/phosphite/phosphonate ABC transporter substrate-binding protein has translation MKNLKFLVMLVLSVVIFAAACGNSSSLDNNKSSDSGSDSKSGSYTPKELTVQFVPSQNADTLEAKAKPLEKLLSDKLGIPVKVSVSTNYNTIVEAMKSKKVDVGFLPPTAYTLAHDQKAADLLLKAERYDVNEDGSPSKKLVDDYKSEILVKKDSGINSLKDLKGKKIALQDVTSTAGYTFPLVTLKKEAGIDATKDMKIVNVKGHDQAVISLLNGDVDAAAVFNDARTVVKKDQPNVFKDTKILKLTKPIPNDTISVRPDMDKKFQDKLKKAFKEISKTKKGHKIISEVYSHEGYVDTKDSDFDIVRQYEKAVHDMK, from the coding sequence ATGAAAAATCTTAAGTTTTTAGTGATGCTTGTTTTATCGGTGGTTATTTTTGCAGCAGCCTGTGGGAATTCAAGTTCTTTGGATAATAATAAAAGTTCGGATAGTGGATCAGATTCAAAATCAGGTAGTTATACACCTAAAGAATTAACAGTACAATTTGTACCATCTCAAAACGCTGATACACTCGAAGCTAAGGCAAAACCGTTAGAAAAATTGTTGTCAGATAAATTAGGGATTCCGGTTAAAGTATCAGTTTCAACAAACTACAACACGATAGTTGAAGCGATGAAATCTAAGAAAGTGGATGTTGGTTTCTTGCCACCAACTGCATATACATTAGCACACGATCAAAAGGCAGCGGATTTATTATTAAAGGCAGAACGTTACGACGTTAATGAAGATGGGTCTCCAAGTAAAAAGTTAGTTGATGATTATAAGTCAGAAATCCTTGTTAAAAAGGACTCTGGTATTAATAGTCTCAAAGATTTAAAAGGTAAAAAAATAGCATTACAAGATGTAACTTCTACAGCAGGATATACATTCCCTCTAGTAACATTAAAAAAAGAAGCTGGTATTGATGCAACAAAAGATATGAAAATAGTCAATGTTAAAGGACACGACCAAGCAGTTATTTCATTGTTAAATGGAGATGTGGATGCAGCAGCTGTATTTAATGATGCACGTACAGTTGTGAAAAAAGATCAACCAAATGTATTTAAAGATACTAAAATATTAAAACTCACTAAACCAATTCCTAATGATACGATTTCAGTACGTCCTGATATGGATAAAAAATTCCAAGATAAATTGAAAAAAGCTTTTAAAGAAATTTCTAAAACTAAAAAAGGTCATAAAATCATTAGCGAGGTATATTCTCATGAAGGTTATGTTGATACTAAAGATTCAGACTTTGATATCGTTAGACAATATGAAAAAGCTGTTCATGATATGAAATAA
- a CDS encoding lectin-like domain-containing protein: MTKKEKDYKKSLEQQKTRVKIYKSGKSWVKASINEIELLKTMGLPFLSKNEIQENVTEKTKGHKLKKSAAKTTALVGGAFTFNMLNNHQAFAASETPITSEISSNSETVANQNSTTIKNSQKETVNSTSLESNHSNSTNKQMSSEVTNTAQSSEKAGISQQSSETSNQSSKLNTYASTDHVESTTTNNDNTAQQDQNKSSNVTSKSTQSNTSSSEKNISSNLTQSIETKATDSLATSEARTSTNQISNLTSTSTSNQSSPTSFANLRTFSRFTVLNTMAAPTTTSTTTTSSLTSNSVVVNKDNFNEHMNLSGSATYDPKTGIATLTPDAYSQKGAISLNTRLDSNRSFRFTGKVNLGNRYEGYSPDGVPGGDGIGFAFSPGPLGQIGKEGAAVGIGGLNNAFGFKLDTYHNTSTPKSDAKAKADPRNVGGGGAFGAFVSTDRNGMATTEASSAAKLNVQPTDNSFQDFVIDYNGDTKVMTVTYAGQTFTRNLTDWIKNSGGTTFSLSMTASTGGAKNLQQVQFGTFEYTESAVAKVRYVDANTGKDIIPPKTIAGEVDATVNIDKQLNNLKNSGYSYVSTDALQNSNYSETSGTPTLKLTNSSQTVIYKFKDVQGPQISVDSQTREVGKTINPITITTTDNSKDVLTTTVTGLPSGLSFDQTTNTITGTPSEVGTTTVTVNTTDATGNVTSKQFTITIQDTISPVVNVTPSQASEVFTPINPITITATDNSGKVVTHTVTGLPQGLKFDASTNSIVGTPTQIGTNTITIESTDASGNKTTTKINYEVTRNSASDSTSTSIVNSVSTSISNSTSLSDSVKESQSLSTKESTSKSLSGSLSASTSNSTSIQASESVSTSKKLSESASTSMSDSASIKASESASTSKKLSESASTSTSDSASIKASESASTSKKLSESASTSMSDSASIKASESASTSKKLSESASTSTSDSASTQASESASTSKKLSESTSTSTSDSASTSTSESDSTSESTSLSDSTSASLSESTSTSTSDSASTSTSESDSNSTSTSLSESTSTSLSDSTSTSTSDSASTSASVSDSNSASTSLRESTSTSLSDSTSTSTSDSASTSTSESDSDSASTSLSGSSSTSVSDSTSASTSESASTSTSISDSNSTSTSLSESTSTSLSESTSTSTSDSASTSMSVSDSNSASISLSESTSTSVSDSTSTSTSESASTSTSESDSNSASTSLSESTSTSVSDSTSTSTSDSASTSTSVSESSSTSTSISESLSTSDSDSKSMSTSESASTSTSVSDSESASTSISESTSTSTSDSASTSTSVSDSNSASTSLSESTSTSLSDSTSTSTSDSTSASTSESDSNSTSTSMSESLSTSVSDSTSTSTSDSASTSTSVSDSNSASTSLSDSTSTSISDSTSASTSDSASTSTSESDSTSESTSLSGSSSTSVSDSTSTSTSDSASTSTSVSDSNSASTSLSDSTSTSISDSTSTSTSESASTSTSESESASTSKKLSESASTSTSESASTSTSESESNSESTSLSDSTSTSVSDSTRTSTSDSASTSMSVSYSNSASTSLSDSTSTSISDSTSTSTSDSASTSTSVSDSNSASTSLSESTSTSVSDSTSTSTSESASTSTSESESASTSKKLSESASTSMSDSASASTSESNSTSTSLSGSTSTSLSGSTSTSTSESASTSTSVSDSNSASTSLSGSLSTSVSDSTSASTSDSTSTSTSESESNSTSTSLSESTSTSLSDSTSTSTSDSASTSTSVSDSNSASTSLSESSSTSVSDSTSTSTSESASTSTSVSDSNSTSTSLSESTSTSLSNSTSTSTSDSASTSTSESDSNSASTSLSGSLSTSISDSTSTSTSDSASTSTSESASTSTSVSESDSESTSMSVSDSNSTSTSLSDSTSTSVSDSTRTSTSDSASTSKSVSESNSASTSVSGSTSTSISDSSSTSTSMSTSETFTSQSPINSESQFIGDSLSEDTIVTQSKNTNMLNKTGKDYDLQEQRGYTDSEQHNETQSNQADNHSNNLDLLHQNRLQDKVVKQPTKGEDGVVSNGFIVAVAIVLAIFGLAKKSRKDDDDQDGSK; encoded by the coding sequence ATGACAAAGAAAGAAAAGGATTATAAAAAAAGTCTTGAGCAACAAAAAACACGGGTAAAAATATACAAGTCAGGAAAAAGCTGGGTAAAAGCAAGTATTAATGAAATAGAATTGTTAAAAACAATGGGGCTACCATTTTTAAGTAAAAACGAAATACAAGAAAATGTGACTGAAAAGACGAAAGGTCATAAATTAAAAAAAAGTGCAGCTAAAACAACAGCCCTAGTTGGTGGAGCATTTACATTTAATATGTTGAATAATCATCAAGCATTTGCTGCCTCAGAAACACCAATCACCTCTGAAATTTCATCCAATAGTGAGACAGTAGCCAATCAAAATTCAACTACGATTAAGAACTCACAAAAAGAAACAGTCAATTCTACAAGTTTGGAATCTAACCATTCTAATAGTACAAATAAGCAAATGTCTTCAGAAGTTACAAATACAGCTCAATCCAGTGAAAAAGCTGGAATTAGTCAACAAAGTAGTGAAACATCAAATCAATCATCTAAGTTAAATACATATGCCTCCACAGACCATGTAGAGAGTACAACTACTAACAATGATAATACTGCACAACAAGATCAAAATAAGTCTTCGAATGTAACCTCTAAGTCAACACAATCAAACACGTCATCCTCAGAAAAGAACATTAGCTCCAATTTAACCCAGTCAATCGAAACAAAAGCAACCGATTCATTAGCGACTAGTGAAGCACGTACTAGTACAAATCAAATATCTAATCTGACATCAACATCTACTTCGAATCAATCGAGTCCTACTTCCTTTGCAAATTTAAGAACATTTAGTAGATTTACTGTTTTGAATACGATGGCAGCACCGACAACAACGTCCACGACAACAACTTCAAGTCTGACATCTAATTCTGTTGTGGTGAACAAAGATAACTTTAATGAACATATGAATCTGTCTGGATCTGCGACGTATGATCCTAAAACAGGTATTGCTACCTTAACGCCAGACGCATATAGTCAAAAGGGTGCCATATCTTTAAACACTCGATTAGATTCAAACCGTAGCTTCCGTTTTACAGGTAAAGTTAACCTTGGTAATAGATATGAAGGTTATTCTCCTGATGGTGTACCAGGTGGAGATGGCATTGGCTTTGCATTTTCACCAGGCCCTTTAGGACAGATAGGTAAAGAAGGGGCTGCCGTTGGAATAGGTGGTTTGAATAATGCCTTTGGTTTTAAATTGGATACGTATCATAACACATCAACTCCTAAATCTGATGCTAAAGCAAAAGCAGACCCACGTAATGTTGGTGGTGGTGGCGCTTTTGGTGCCTTCGTAAGTACAGATAGAAATGGTATGGCTACCACTGAGGCATCATCTGCGGCTAAATTAAATGTACAACCTACTGACAATTCATTCCAAGATTTTGTCATTGACTATAATGGTGATACAAAAGTGATGACAGTGACGTACGCTGGACAAACTTTTACGAGAAATCTTACAGATTGGATTAAAAACAGTGGTGGTACGACGTTTTCTCTATCTATGACTGCCTCAACTGGTGGCGCAAAAAACTTACAACAAGTTCAATTTGGAACATTCGAGTATACAGAATCAGCTGTTGCTAAAGTACGCTATGTAGATGCAAATACTGGTAAGGATATTATTCCACCTAAAACCATTGCAGGTGAAGTTGATGCGACTGTGAATATAGATAAACAATTAAACAACTTGAAAAATTCAGGTTACAGTTATGTTAGTACAGACGCTTTACAAAACTCCAATTATTCAGAAACATCAGGTACACCTACACTTAAATTAACTAACTCAAGCCAAACGGTGATTTATAAATTCAAAGATGTTCAAGGTCCTCAAATTAGTGTTGATAGTCAAACTAGAGAAGTTGGAAAGACCATTAATCCAATTACAATTACTACAACTGACAATAGTAAAGACGTATTAACTACAACTGTGACAGGTCTACCTTCAGGGTTATCTTTTGATCAAACGACAAATACAATTACTGGCACGCCAAGTGAAGTAGGAACTACAACTGTGACAGTTAATACTACTGATGCTACTGGGAACGTAACATCTAAGCAATTTACAATAACGATTCAAGATACAATCAGCCCTGTTGTAAATGTGACGCCAAGTCAAGCATCAGAAGTTTTCACGCCGATTAATCCAATTACGATAACTGCTACAGATAATAGTGGCAAAGTGGTAACGCATACAGTAACTGGATTGCCACAAGGACTTAAATTTGATGCATCTACGAATTCAATTGTTGGAACTCCAACTCAAATAGGAACAAATACAATCACGATTGAGTCAACGGATGCGAGTGGAAATAAAACTACGACTAAAATTAATTATGAAGTAACGAGAAATAGCGCAAGTGACTCTACTTCCACTAGCATAGTAAATAGTGTTTCAACAAGTATAAGTAATAGTACATCGCTAAGTGATAGTGTAAAAGAGAGTCAATCATTATCAACAAAAGAATCAACAAGTAAGAGTCTCTCAGGGTCGTTAAGTGCGTCAACGTCGAATAGTACGTCAATCCAAGCGAGCGAATCCGTAAGTACAAGTAAGAAGTTATCAGAATCAGCGAGTACGTCGATGTCTGATAGCGCATCAATAAAAGCGAGCGAATCAGCAAGTACAAGTAAGAAGTTATCAGAATCAGCGAGTACGTCGACGTCTGATAGCGCATCAATAAAAGCAAGCGAATCAGCAAGTACAAGTAAGAAGTTATCAGAATCAGCGAGTACGTCGATGTCTGATAGCGCATCAATAAAAGCGAGCGAATCAGCGAGTACAAGTAAGAAGTTATCAGAATCAGCGAGTACGTCGACGTCTGATAGCGCATCAACCCAAGCAAGCGAATCAGCAAGTACAAGTAAAAAGTTATCAGAATCAACGAGTACGTCGACTTCAGATAGTGCATCAACATCAACGAGTGAGAGTGACTCAACAAGTGAAAGTACATCGTTAAGTGACTCGACAAGTGCGAGTCTTTCAGAATCGACAAGTACATCAACATCCGACAGTGCGTCCACATCAACGAGTGAGAGTGACTCAAACAGTACAAGTACGTCATTGAGTGAGTCGACAAGCACAAGTCTTTCAGACTCAACGAGTACGTCAACATCAGATAGTGCGTCAACGTCAGCAAGTGTGAGTGACTCCAATAGCGCAAGTACGTCATTAAGAGAATCGACAAGTACGAGTCTTTCAGACTCAACAAGTACATCGACATCTGACAGTGCGTCAACATCAACGAGCGAGAGCGACTCCGATAGCGCAAGTACATCGTTGAGTGGCTCATCAAGTACAAGCGTTTCAGATTCAACAAGCGCGTCAACATCAGAAAGTGCATCAACGTCAACGAGCATAAGTGACTCAAACAGTACAAGTACGTCATTAAGTGAATCGACAAGTACGAGTCTTTCAGAATCAACGAGTACGTCGACATCCGACAGTGCATCCACATCAATGAGTGTAAGCGACTCAAATAGTGCCAGCATATCTTTAAGTGAGTCGACAAGCACAAGCGTTTCAGATTCAACAAGTACATCGACATCAGAAAGTGCATCAACGTCAACGAGCGAGAGTGACTCCAATAGCGCAAGTACGTCATTAAGTGAGTCGACAAGCACAAGCGTTTCAGATTCAACAAGCACATCGACATCAGACAGTGCGTCAACATCAACAAGTGTGAGTGAGTCAAGCAGTACAAGCACATCCATAAGTGAATCATTAAGCACAAGTGATTCAGATTCAAAAAGCATGTCAACGTCAGAAAGTGCATCAACATCAACGAGTGTGAGCGACTCGGAAAGTGCAAGTACATCCATAAGTGAATCGACAAGTACATCAACATCGGACAGTGCGTCAACATCAACGAGCGTAAGTGACTCCAATAGCGCAAGTACGTCATTAAGTGAATCGACAAGTACGAGTCTTTCAGACTCAACGAGTACATCGACATCAGATAGTACGTCTGCATCAACAAGTGAGAGTGACTCAAACAGTACAAGCACATCCATGAGTGAATCATTAAGCACAAGCGTTTCAGATTCAACAAGTACGTCAACGTCAGACAGTGCATCAACGTCAACAAGTGTGAGTGACTCCAATAGCGCAAGTACGTCATTAAGTGATTCAACAAGTACAAGCATTTCAGACTCAACGAGTGCGTCGACATCAGATAGTGCATCAACATCAACGAGTGAGAGTGACTCAACAAGTGAAAGTACGTCATTAAGTGGATCATCAAGTACAAGCGTTTCAGATTCAACAAGCACGTCGACATCCGACAGTGCGTCAACATCAACGAGCGTAAGTGACTCCAATAGCGCAAGTACGTCATTAAGTGATTCAACAAGTACAAGCATTTCAGATTCAACAAGCACGTCGACATCAGAAAGTGCATCCACATCAACGAGTGAGAGTGAATCAGCGAGTACAAGTAAGAAGTTATCAGAATCAGCGAGTACATCGACTTCAGAAAGTGCATCCACATCAACGAGTGAGAGTGAGTCAAACAGTGAAAGTACATCATTAAGTGACTCGACAAGTACGAGCGTTTCAGACTCAACAAGAACATCAACATCCGATAGTGCATCTACATCTATGAGTGTAAGCTACTCAAACAGTGCAAGTACGTCCTTAAGTGACTCGACAAGTACAAGCATTTCGGATTCAACGAGTACATCGACATCAGACAGTGCGTCAACGTCAACAAGTGTGAGCGACTCAAACAGTGCAAGCACATCTTTAAGTGAGTCGACAAGCACAAGCGTTTCAGATTCAACAAGCACGTCGACATCAGAAAGTGCATCCACATCAACGAGTGAGAGTGAATCAGCGAGTACAAGTAAGAAGTTATCAGAATCAGCGAGTACGTCGATGTCTGATAGCGCATCTGCATCAACGAGTGAATCAAACAGTACAAGTACGTCATTAAGTGGCTCGACAAGTACGAGTCTTTCAGGATCAACGAGTACATCGACTTCAGAAAGTGCGTCAACATCAACGAGCGTAAGTGACTCCAATAGCGCAAGTACATCGTTGAGTGGCTCATTAAGTACAAGCGTTTCAGATTCAACGAGTGCGTCCACATCAGACAGTACATCAACATCAACGAGTGAGAGTGAATCAAACAGTACAAGTACGTCATTGAGTGAGTCAACAAGCACAAGTCTTTCAGACTCAACGAGTACGTCAACATCAGACAGTGCATCAACGTCAACGAGTGTGAGCGACTCCAATAGCGCAAGTACGTCATTAAGTGAATCATCAAGTACAAGCGTTTCAGATTCAACAAGTACGTCAACGTCAGAAAGTGCATCAACGTCAACGAGTGTGAGCGACTCAAATAGTACAAGTACGTCATTAAGTGAATCGACAAGTACGAGTCTTTCAAACTCAACAAGCACATCGACATCAGACAGTGCTTCAACGTCAACAAGCGAGAGTGACTCGAACAGTGCAAGCACATCGCTAAGTGGATCATTAAGTACAAGCATTTCAGACTCAACGAGTACGTCGACATCAGACAGTGCGTCCACATCCACATCAGAAAGTGCATCCACATCAACGAGTGTGAGTGAGTCAGACAGTGAAAGTACATCCATGAGTGTGAGTGACTCGAATAGTACAAGTACATCATTGAGTGACTCGACAAGTACGAGCGTTTCAGACTCAACAAGAACATCAACATCCGATAGTGCATCTACATCAAAGAGTGTAAGTGAGTCAAACAGCGCCAGTACATCGGTAAGTGGCTCAACAAGTACAAGCATTTCAGATTCATCAAGCACGTCCACATCAATGAGTACATCTGAAACTTTCACTTCTCAATCTCCTATAAATAGTGAAAGTCAATTTATTGGTGATAGCTTGTCTGAAGATACAATCGTGACTCAATCAAAAAATACGAATATGCTTAATAAAACTGGAAAAGATTATGATTTACAAGAACAAAGAGGTTATACTGATTCAGAACAACACAATGAAACACAAAGTAATCAAGCTGATAATCACTCAAACAACCTCGATTTACTTCATCAAAATCGTTTACAAGATAAAGTCGTTAAACAACCGACTAAAGGAGAAGATGGAGTTGTAAGCAACGGTTTTATAGTAGCAGTAGCAATAGTATTGGCTATCTTCGGTTTGGCAAAAAAATCTAGAAAAGACGATGATGATCAAGATGGTAGTAAATAA